A segment of the Eubalaena glacialis isolate mEubGla1 chromosome 14, mEubGla1.1.hap2.+ XY, whole genome shotgun sequence genome:
GCCCCAAAAAAGGAAGTCTGCCTGGGGCAGAAAGGGAAATGGTCCAAGGGGaacagagaaggtgacatttgactGATGGTAAGCAGCCAaaagggagggcagggaaggCTCAAGTAAGTCTTATAGAGTCAAAAACTCTCACCACTTCCTCCCCTCTCTGTATTGGCCAGCAACATTGTTAGCAGAACACTGGTCACTGGGAACCTTAGAGGGTGTTGAACCTTGGTGGGAACCTTGGAGGGTCTAGAGAAGGCAGAGAGGCAAAAGGTTGTGGGATCTTTTTCAGGATGACTTGTGGGGGGCTGCAGAGACACTGGTTCAGTCCACAGGTGTGGGACAGACAGTAACTGCTGTGGCCAAGAGGAAGTAAAACACCAGACTTCGGAGTAAAAGAAAACTGGGTTTGGATCTCGTCTTTGCTACTTTAACAGCTGTGTGACATGGGCAaaccacttaacttctctgagccacagtttcttCACATATAAATAGGGGTAATAACAATCCCTGCTGAGAGGACTTAAATGAGGCAACGTCCGTGGAGCCCTAGCCCAGGGCCCAACACCTGCAGGTCCTAGTCAGTGACTGGCTGTGGAGACCTCGGGGCGTGGTGCTGAGGCCCTAGTGTGGTTCTTCCGTGGAGCTCTGTGTCTGCCTGTTCCCAGAAGCACCCCACACCTCTCAGGCATCTTCCAAATAGGGTTGGCGCACCTCATGAGACATACTAAAAGATGATTAGTTGTTTAGCTGGTCCTCCTGTATTTTTAGtggctaaatctggcaaccccacTTCCAATCCCATGTTTGGGGGGATGAGCCAAGGTAGTAGACAAGACAGATAATGGAAATAGTTTGACGCTGCCATGGAAGCCCCTGGAAGCCGCTGGGAACTCAGGCAAACCAAAGTCAGAGACTTTCAGGCAGCTTCTGCAGGTCAAAGCTCATTTCAATCCACTCTCTAATAATGATCCCAGCGTCCCTAAGGCAGGGTCCCTGTGAGTTCTGCAGGAAACTAGTTCTAAGGGCAGGAAACACAGCACACAGGGGAAAATGAGTCTAGATCAAATAAATTTGCACATTAAACAGGCTCCTTCACTGCTAgacatttattatgttgatgtgAACTGGAGATTTCtagtgggggaaaggggggatggTTTACTTGGGGGATGGCTTCCCAATTCCCATCTGGTCATGGAAACTTGATCTTCACATACATCCCTTAGGGTTGGCTTTCTAGGAAAAGCTGCTCTAAGGTGACACCTGAAAGCAAAATTACATCAAAAACTCCTATAAACCACAGGCAAGACACAGGTGCTAACCCGGTCCCTGTCAGAGTGAACCATGTTTGATCCTGCCAGCAATGCAAGCAGCCTCTTAACCAGCAGAGCTAGCATAGCCGTGGCCCACGTGTGGGTTTTTAGGGAGGCTGTCACTTTAAGTGCTGGGATTTTAAGCTGATGGGGTGTTGATCGTCTTGTGGCACAGTGAGGGGTTCTCAGAAGCCTCCCCCAAACTCCCAGCCATCTCTCTCATTATTCTGCTTCTGGACCTAAAATTCCATCATCGGGGTGTGGAGGCCTTGATACTAGTTCAAGTGCAAATATGCCTACGAAGACTGGCtcgtgagggcttccctggcagctgggcccgtgagccacaattactgagcctgcgcgtctggagcccgtgctccgcaacaagagaggccgcgatagtgagaggcccgcgcaccgcgatgaagagtggcccccgctcgccgcaactagagaaagccctcgcacagaaacgaagacccaacacagccaaaaataaataaataaacaaatgtggggtttaaaaaaaaaaaagactggctcGTGAGCCTCCATCAGCCACCCCCATGTGGCGCTGAGTCAGTAGATGGGACCCCTCTCAGGTGGCAGCTCTGGTGGCACCTTTGTTTTCTTGGCTGGGAAGTTattctgaggctcagagcaggtgCACAAGTTGAAGGGGGAAGCAGGCCTGAGCCGTcagaggggagccggggctctgCTGGGGCCAGCAGAGAAGAAACACAAGCTAAGCTCTTTCAGAATTTGCCAAGCCCAGGCCTTACTTGGAATCCTGTAAAAATCTAAACACAGGCCTGAAATGACAGCCCCTCATGCACAGCTAGAGGCACTTAATCCTTTCCCACAGGTTTCGCTCCCCTCTGGAGACTTCCGTCTATCCagaggcctctagtcactgtggGATTACATGGCATGTACAGGCACAGGTCAGACTCGGGGCCAGGCCTGCTCTAACCTAGCCCCCAGTTCTGGAAACCGAGCCACCTGCTACCCCAGGTCCAAGACCTGAGTGCTTGGTCCTGCCCCATCACCTTATTTCCTAAGCCCAAAAGTTGATTCCCTGCCAGATTCACCCATCCTAGTGTCTTAGTTTTCTGCCTGTCATTCCACCTTGGGGCCTGCATCCCTTGGCCCTTCACCCCTGCAAGGACTGGAAGTTGTACCCCAGGGCCCAGGACAAAGCCAGATGCTTCTATCACAGCTCTCCTATGCCTCCTGCCTGCTGGGaccaactgcttcccactagaggTCCTGACGGCCAAAGGTCCCCCTTATGGCTCCTTCCATTGCTGGTCTCATTCCCGTGGTTCTGTCTAAGCTCAGCTGGTGGGTATTTCTGTTTATGACGTATTCCTCCCCACCTCAATCTCCTCCCTGGAACACAGACTCCACAAAGCTAGTTCTGCAGATTTGGGTTACCATCAGGCATTTTTAGAGCTGGAATCCCTCCCAGGGGTCTTATGGATTTAGCGTGTCTGGGGTGACCTGAGAATTCTGCAAACGACCAGGAGCAAGAACCTCTGGAAAAACTCCTAGCCTGAGAGCTGCCCCATAAGGACAAACCGGACCACAAGGGGGCAGTGTCGGCCAACATTGCTTCACTGAGTTACGGTCACCCTCCTGTTGtaggggcagagggaaggatgCAGAGTAAAGTTCTTTACGggaataagtttattttatgttAACTTACATGAAATGAGAAAACAGTTTCAGATGAAACATTCAAGGAGGATTTTTTTGAGGGCGACTTCAGCATTGTCATAGGGGAGACCTTCCATACCTCATTCAGCACATTCTAGAAGGCCAGCTCAGGGCAGATGTACCACCTGGCTCCACGCCCACCTGTTGTAAGGTGGGAACAAGGATAACAGGCCAGTATGAAGCAGGGCAAGTTTCATGGCCCCAGGTTTTACGTGCAGAAGCTGCATCCCTGGAGGGTTCCAATGACTTGCCTGGGTTTTGGCTTAGCCAATGGCAGAGCTTAACCCAGGACCCCAGGACCCCGATCCTCGGGGAAGAACATTTTCTGCTGCACTCTGCTGGGCCCCTCCTCTAACCCCAGATGAGTTATTCAGAAGTTATTACTGAGAGCCCCTGAGGCCCAGGCTAGAGGGTCTCCATGCCCCCTTCCAGTTCTGAATGATAGAAGTCCAGAATTTCAGCCTTACACCAGCTCTTCATTGGAGTATTCCTCCCATCAGGAGCTCCCACCTGGGTAGAGCATAAGGGCACCTGTATTCAGGCTTCACCACAGGTGGGCTTTGCTTTAATAAGCCCGGTATATAAATGGCCCTTGGACTTACAGAAATTATAGATTGGGGGAAAGCAGCTTTGTGAAATGATGCACAAAATTCCTTTAAATAGCAAGGTTCTCACACTCATCACCCTACTTCCCAAGCATTTAAAATAGAGTTAAACTTACAAGCCTTTAATTTATACCCAACTTTGTGGGAATTCATCTGCTGCTAATTCACTCACATCAGAGTAGAGGGATCAAACAAGGAAAGTGGTCAGGAAGTGAGGCCTCTGGTCCTACTTGGAGGGTGTAAGGACAAAGAGGAGAAGGTGTAGCTCCTTGACCCTCTGGTCTGCCTGCCTATGTCACACTCACTAGCCAGAAGGGAGTCACAGCCTGACCAGGGCCATCGGCTACACTGACCCTTTACTGGTCTCTGCTGAGAGCAAGGCAGCATGCCCTGCCCTCATCCAGCCACTGCTCTAAGGGGAGGATGAGACAAGCACCAGGTCATTTAACACAAGGCGGCCAGAGAGACACAAAGCATACAGTTTCACTGGAATGGGCCTTGAAGGCTGGAGGGACTTTCATAGGTGGAGATAAAGGAGAAAGCATTTTGTAGGCTGAGAAAACCACCAGCAAAAAGTGAGGAAGGCAGGTGAGCTAGGGTGTACCTAGGGAACATCAAGAAGCATTCTCTCTCTCCAGCTAGACTGTATACTCCACAAAGGTAAGAAGTGCATACGATGATCCTTGGTCTTCCCCTCAGTACCTAGTTCAGGGTCATGAACCTGGAAGGGACTTGTGATATATCATTTTGGGTGAATTTCTCAAAAGGCAGGACCTTCCCCCAGGGCACTGAGGCAGGTGTGTTGAAAGGGAACTGAATTCCTAGTACATGCATGCTGTGTCAGTTATCAGTTTACTGCCTCTCAGCTGTAAATCCTTAATTGCCCAGCTCCTGACACTGAAGCAAAGCCCTATAAGCATTTCTCTTGCCAGCCCATGATGTTAAGCTTTGTCAATAGAGGGTGCTGGAGAGACATCAGAAGAAGAAGGGGCTTCTCTTCCCGGTTCTGGtacactttccttttttcttactcTCACAACGCTGGGCTGGCACACGGAGTGGTACTCATCTTCAGAGGGTTTCAGGGGCACCTTGGGGGCAGCTTGTCCCAACCAGTTTCCCAGCTAAGGTTCCCCAATGACCTCCCAGAAAGTTTAACACCAACTTCTAGGcagcttctgggtgagatttgtTGGCAACACAGTGGACAGTTTCCTGCTTGACCTTGACCTCAGTGAAATTTTACATGGTTCAGTGGCTCCAGCCACACTCTCTCCAGTGAGATCTGAATTTCAGCCTCTAAGAAGCACCTCTCCCAAATTCACTCCTGTATTATTTAGAGTTCTCTTTACCCCTAAGTAGCCAATCCCCTGTCACTAGTTAATACTTCTTTATAGTCTACCTTCCCTGTTGGAATTActgtgtggtttctgtctcctgattaGGCCCTGACTGATACAATGCTCATACACATGCTGTTGGGCAGCACGccacaggcctgcaagccttATTATGGCCCAGCCTCGAGGCCAAAGGAAGAGGCTGGAAATAGCGACAGAGCTATCAATGGTTTATTGGATAGGGGATCTTACACTACTGAAGCCAgggaggctaccatttatagggggaattgatgtcaggttggctcatcagttaccggGAAAACCAGCTGCTGGGGCACATCCCTCACAGCCCCTTTGGTTAACAACCATCACAAGGGCAGACGTTTCCCTTTACTAAACTGGCAGTTGGAGCCGTTCTGGACTAAGGATTAGAACAGTCActagctggggcagggggcaaaCACGTAGGCAGTTACTGGTTAAGTTCTTTGATTAAGAGGTTCGGATAGTCAAGTGAGTAGCGTGCaggtgaagcagggactggttGAGCAGGGGacgtacagagagcaagagaacagccatctcgagtggcctgaccatacacatGCCTTCACACACATCCCTGCATACTCCCTGGAGGGGCTGTCCTCAAGCAGCTCCTTGCTCCCTCCTTACTCAGATTTCCCTAGCAAATCCTCTGGGCATTTAGGTCATCTCTTCCTCTTGAATACCCACTGTATCAGCCAGGGTtcagtcaggaaaacagaaaacactttcagtATTTCCAGCAGGAAGGGATTTAATACAGGGACATTGGTGCTTAAGTCCTGGCTTCACCTGATCCTAGCTGTGTCACTATGGGCAGGCGACTTAGCCTTTCTGAAACTCAGTTACCACTTCTAGGAAGATAGAGACAATCATAGTACCTAACTCATATGGTTGCTctgaaaaattacataaaataatccTTGAAAAATTACCAATACCTGGTACATGGTTAGTGCCCAATAACTGTAAGCTAATGTTGGTGTTACTACAATAGTAGATTGCTTTATGGGCCCCAACTCTTCATACTGCCCCATATCTGTACTTTTTACCCTATGTCTTCACAGTTCTTCCCACTAAAAGGATGGAGAACATTTCCGAATCCTTTGGCTTTGAGTTTGGCCAAAGCCAAAGCCAATAGCATAAGATGGAAGTGGTGGTATGCCAATTCCAAGACCTCTGTGCTTCTTCCATTGCCATGAAAAGAGCATGCTAAGGCTAGCCCACTGTCcccaagaaaaggaagagggacaCATGAAATGAAGCTGCATTGGCCAAGCCCCCTAGATAAGCCCAGCCTAGATCAGTCAACTATTAGACGTCTGagctaaataaatgcttattgttgtATGTCACTGAGATTTTATGGTTGTTTGATATATATCTGATACAACTACCCCTACAACTTATTATACGTTATAGCACTTGGTGATTTTTAATAGCAGCTCATTATTTGGTCATATATAATTGTTTCCTTGGGCAGGTCTCTCCTAATTAAGATTATCagacttagcaaataaaaatacaggatccccagttaaatttgaatttcagataaacaatgaagaattttttagtataagtgtgTCCCATGCAATTTTTAGAATCTATTTATACTAAAACTTATTtgtctaaaatttaaatttaactgggcaCGCTTACATATATTTATCTGGCAATCCTACTCCCAGTACTTGAGGCAGGATCAACATCTTACACAAAAACTGTGAGATAGTTCCTACGGTCACCATCATAATTCTGGGAAAGGAAAGCCGTGGTTCAGTTAAAGATTTGcaagagggagttccctggtggtctagtggttaggattccgggctttcactgccatggcctgggttcaatccctagtcaaagaactgagatcctgcaagccatgcgacgtggccaaaaaaaagatttacaagaAGGTAGATCTTGAGCACTTTCTTCTCTCCAGTGACAAAGCCCcttataataatgatgatgatggtttcATTTACTTAGCCCCTATAGAGGCAGATACTATGCAAAGACACTATCTTAGTTTCACATCAGGGCTGCAGTGCAGGGGAGTGGCCAAATCTTTATCCCCATTTACAAATGAGTACACTGAGCGGCAGAAAGGTAAAATAACTTTCCCTTGGACACACAGCTAGAGAGAGTAGCAAAGCTAGAATTCAAATGCAGCCTTTTCTCTTTCCATGTGCAACCTTGTCTCCAACTACCAAAATTGTTTTTTGTCATTTCCACAAAACTGAAGACAACAAAGTATATTCCCCAGCCCCCAATCTATTTACTGGTCCCATTGAATCCATTCAATGAATAATTGaggttgtattagtttgctagggctgccatagcaaagtaccatagactgggtggcttaaacaacagaagtttattttctcacagttctggaggctagatgtccaagatcaaggtgtcggcagggttggttccatCTGAAGGCTGtaagggaaggatctgttccaggcctatgatgattaattttctgtgtcaacttgactaggcccTGGGATGCCCAAATATCTGGTTAGACATTATTTCTGAGtatgtctgtgaggatgtttctggaagattagcatttgaattggtggactgaATAAAGCAGACTGCCCTATCCAGTGTGAATGGGCATCATCTCATCCTTTGAGGGCCTGAATGGAGCAAAAAGCTGGAGGAAGGCTGAATTGATTCTGTCTGTCTGAGCTGAGATCTTGGCCTTCTCCTGGCCTTGGACTGGGACTTATACCAGCAGCAGTCCTGGTTAttaggccttcagactcagactggaattTATGCCACCAGCTTTCATGAGTCTCCCACTTGCAGAGAGCAGGTCGTGCCACTTCTcggcctccataatcacatgagccagttCTCTATAAGTTCTATTTGAATTTATAAGGCTGGGCTCCTATTGGTTTTCTGGAGAACACTAATACAAGCCCTGTCTCCTTGGTCtttagatggccatcttctcccatCTTCACATCATCTccttctgtgcatgtctgtgtccaaatttcctctcctaaggacatcagtcatattggattaggacccaccctaatgaccttattttaacttaatcacctctgtaaagaccttaTCTCTAAATAGAGTCACGTTCtaaggtcctgggggttaggactccaacaaaTGAATGTGCGGGGTGAGGGcacataattcagcccataacagggtTTGTGGAGGTAATCGTGACTCATCTCAATACAGGCTGCATTTAAAAGAGGAACTCAAGAGAACAGATTTCAAATGATGGAATTCTGGATTTCAAGTGGTGGAATTCTAGTTTTCACAGCAGTCCCTAGGGGTGGCAAAGGCCCATCCTATAGTTCTTAATAATGGCACCTCAAAGGTATCACACCCTCTGCCAAAGGGGCCTTAGCAACTGGTGGAATGTGGGTTACTATGAGGACAGGGGATTGTGATGGTGGCCGGGCGGAATCTTGTGGAATCTGGTGGAATCTTGTGAGGCCAAATGTTAATGCCTCAAAAGATGTCATTTGGCCCCAACCGGCAGCACTGTGGTTTTCTGGATGGCAACAGAGGACGGAAAGATGATGGAAGGCCGGGGGGCAGGAGAAAGCTGCCCAACCTTCCCCAAGATGGTGCCTGATGACCCCATGTCCGAAGGGAAGTCAAGGGCTTCTTTGGTAAGGAGGATGCCTCTTCTCACTGCCCCAGCCTGTCCCAGCAGGGCGAGGAAGAGCATAATGGGGACACCACAAGATAGGAGCTGAGTGCTGTTAGATTCCAGAGAACTGCTAAGAAGAGTAGGAGACGTGCACCCTATCCCCACACTGGCACCCAGCTGTAACCGGAGACCAGGTAGCCCTTCGTAAGATTGTGAAGTCACTTGAAGCTGGCTTTGGTCTCCCCCATCTAGCTCTCCATGTGGGGCCCTTTCCTCCTCCTGCAGATGGGACCAGGCTTCCCCATAACCCTATCGTTGGTTCCCATATATTGAGGCTCTCTCAATGCAGACCTTGGgtttcttcctccctctgtggCCCCCAGAGGACTGGATGTCTAATTGGCCTCAAAGTAGAGTGGGAGGTGGGAAAGTTACCTCCAGTAGTGATCTGAAGATCACGAGGAAGACAGACTTCTATTCaaccctcccaaaggccccacttgcAACTTTAGGGCGCCATTCTTCCGTGTCAGTTTGCCCTCTCCTTCTTCTTAACTCTCAGGTCCTGATAACTCCATCGAAGTTCCTCGGAAGAACTCAGTCTAGATGTTTACAATTCACACCACTTTCAAGCACCCCAGTGCACTGTGCCTGGGGCTGCAGGAGCGtggtggggtagggggtgggcagCCCCATGCTAACTCCTCCCGACACCCCACTTCCCCCTTCCCAGGCCCAGGAGGCAGAGTCCCCCAAGCCAGACTCGTCCTACGACTACCTTGAGGAGATGGAAACTTGTGAGGACAGAGGCTGCCCGGGGCCACCTACGACACTGTCCTCCAAGGCCGGCCCCGCCACCACCAACGGCCAGGCGGGCGATGGACCTGAGCGCGCAGAGCTGCCCCTGGCCCCAGCCGCGGCGGCCCCAGGGACCGCAGGGCCCCAGCGAAACGCCGAGATGGAGCTGGAGAAGGTGCGCATGGAGTTCGAACTCAAGCGGCTCAAGTGCCTGCACAAGGAGAACGAGCGGCAGCGGCAGCACGAAGAGGTGATGGAGCAGCTGCAGGCGACGCCCCGCCTGGTAGGTGACAGGTCCCAACCGGGAGGCGACGGGGGCGGGGAAACCAGGGGTGAGGGGAGCCCACCTTACCTGCTTCTCGGCTCTGCCCCGCCCTACGCCCGCCGGCTCGCTGCTTTACAGCTTCCATGTTAAGCTGAGATCGAACTCTTCAAGGATCAACCCTCCCCAGGAGGGACCCGGAAGCCACCTCGTCCACTTGCCTGTCCATGGCTTTCCTCCTCAGGGAAAACTCTTCAACATTTCCTCTATGTCTGGATTTCCACCACTCTCCACTCCTCTCTGCATCTCCTAAAATAGGACGCCTGGGACTAGACCCAGAACTCCCACTGCAGTCTGGCCAGTGGATTTTGATAGAACCATCATCCCCTGCTCCCCTGATCAGGGCTGCATGTGTTCTGTTGGATCACGCTGCCTTGCTGTCAACTAAAACTTAGACATCTTTTGGCAAGAAATGGACCACTTTCCCCTAATCTAAATGGGGATAAGAAAGCCTGCTTGGGATTAAATGGGATGGGAAATGCTTAGCACTCTGGCTGGGGCATCATAAGCACTAAATAATGAAAGATGTTATTGTTTAAAGCAACGCTGTCTGGGCTTTAAAACCAGACAGTCCTGGGttaaaatcctggctctaccacatATAAATTGTGTGacgttgggcaagttactgatcCTCTTTGGGCCTTGGTCTGCTCGTCTGTAaggtaatacctacctcataggggtgtcgtgaggattaaaagaaagaATGCACGTGAGGCACTTTGCAGTGAGCCTGGCACGTTGAGGTCAGCACTCAGTGTTAGCTATTACCATTTTTATGTACTCATGCAATTCACTTCTTGACACAAATGCGACAACTTACGTTCATCACTTCTCAATTTTATCAGGATGTAATGTATTAGCTATGCTTCCCAGCTCTGAGTCATCCTCAGTTCTGAGAAACTTGCCTTCTGGCTTTATCCAAGTCATTGCTATAATTGTTGAGGAGGATATGACCTAAAGTAAATACCACTAAAAGATCTCCCTACAGGTTAGCAATGTTCCATTAATCAGCACCCTTGAGTTACATTATCTCCAGCTCACATTTCTCTACCTTGTCCAGAAAACTGTACTGAGACACACTGTCAAATGGTTTCCCAGAATTAAGATATTACACTATAGCATTTCCCCAATTGActggtccatttttttttaagaaaattaggtTGGTTTTGCATGATTCGTTCTCAATGAACACATGCTGGCTTCTTAAcaattatcttttgtttttcttgctcaCAAAATACCTGCTTTTTAGCTTGAAAATCTTTCTCCTTGCTGGAGAAGATGGAAATCCTTGGTGTATAGTCCTATCTGCTCTCTgtcttctgctttaaaaaaaaaacagaccattgaaagtgttttgaaaagtCTAAAAGGTTTCATAATTGCACAATTTGTTATCAAAATCACAAATATCAGCCATTAGCACGTAGACTACAAACAGTGGCAGAAAGTCCATGGAACCAGAGCCACACCAGGTCTGCAGAGAAACACAAGATCTGTCCAGCCCTCCAGTCCCACCAGAACACTGGGTTTCTTCCTCTGGTCTTCCATCTTCCTTACTATTCATTTTAGAGGTGGCATCACTGGAGTCATTTCCTGCCCCCTCAGTTTTATTTAGTTACCCTCACATTTTACGTAGTTGGTTCAACCATAGTATATCCAAAACCCCAGTCTTTAACAATAGTTTACAAAAGTGTTTTACTTCCTGTGCATTAACTTGGAGAGTTGACTTAATTTTTAAGCCTCCCACCTCTCTTCTTCTGTGTGGGTTGGTAGATAATTGTCATTGTATTGAAAAATATCTCTATGAATATGTTTCTAGTGAATTTAGGGCATCACAGTTCCTGCCATATGCCTGCTTACAAAAAATGTGGCATGagttaaaaagatattttaaagcatGAACCATGGGTGATGCCTTCTTAACTATAGATCAAAATAGTTATATCAGCTTTTACTCTACTTATATGTTGATGCTTTCTACAGTTAAAATGGGGGTCTGTTCAACTTTAATTATATAGATTCTGGAAAGGAGCAACACACAGGCAGAATCAGCCAGACAGCTCAAGCTGCCTTCCCCCACACCCAAAACCCTGGGAGTTTAGGGAGGCCCCATCACCTGTCTCTTACTACCTGTCCGCAGGAGAGACCACACCCTGGGCTGAAGGACCACAGCCTGACCTTACGTGACGTGCACTAGGGCCCAGAGAAGTCAGACACAGTCATTTGTGCCCAAGGGACCCCCCTCTCATTGTGCCACCATCCAGAAAACAAGGTGGAGTATCTGGGGACACTGTCCAGAGAACACGCCCAAGACCTGGCATCCAGATGTGGGGATCTCGAGTAGGAAAGAGACTGCCCACATGTGGGCTCAGAGGCTGCATGCAGTGTACCGAGAAAGGAAGGGGGCGGCCTGACTCAGGAGGGCTAAGACCAGGCTCAAGAAGTGAAAACTCATGAGTCCCCTCTGTGCCCGTGACCTTGCCTGGAATTTTCATTCTTGTCCTCACTCTTCCTCATCATCATCTCGTGAGGTGGGCACGATTACCCTCACCTTAGGTGAGGAAGACAGCCTGACGAGGTCATATTCAGGAAGGGACAAGAGCAGGATCGAAGCCCAGGTCTGCCTGGTACCCAAGCCCTGGTTTTGCCATTTCTACTCTCTTCTTTCCCCCACAGTTCTCAGGAGGCCTCCAGGACCTCCTGCTCCCTCAGAACCAATTCGCCATGTTCCTGTACTGCTTCATCTTCATACACATAATCTATGTCACCAAGGAGatggtcttctttctcttctccaagcACTACCTGTTCTGCATCGCGGCCATTTTGCTCTGTTTGATTAAAACTTTATGGTCATACTTCCAAGTGCCTTCGCTCTCTCC
Coding sequences within it:
- the TMEM247 gene encoding transmembrane protein 247 — protein: MATEDGKMMEGRGAGESCPTFPKMVPDDPMSEGKSRASLAQEAESPKPDSSYDYLEEMETCEDRGCPGPPTTLSSKAGPATTNGQAGDGPERAELPLAPAAAAPGTAGPQRNAEMELEKVRMEFELKRLKCLHKENERQRQHEEVMEQLQATPRLFSGGLQDLLLPQNQFAMFLYCFIFIHIIYVTKEMVFFLFSKHYLFCIAAILLCLIKTLWSYFQVPSLSPSLGTSFPHLCLPPIRTCC